CCCCCGTCGCGCCGCCTTCGAGCGGGACGGCTTCTTGTCCGCGGTCGATATCCTAGATCTCGATGAAGTCGCGGACCATCGCCGGCGGCTGGAAGACGCCGAGGCGTCCCACGACGGCCTGCACTACGTTTCGAAGGTCCACACGATCCTGCGGTCGCCCTTCGAACTCGCGACCCATTCCAAGGTGCTTGATGTGGTCGAAGCGCTGATCGGGCCCGACATCCTCCTGTTCGACGTGACCTACGTGATCAAGGAATCGCGATCCGCCGGCCATGTTAGTTGGCACCAGGACCTGACCTATTGGGGCTTTGACGGCGACGAGCAGGTCTCGATGTGGCTCGCTCTGTCGGCGGCGACGCGGGAATCCGGTTGCATGCGCATGATTCCGGGGTCGCACCGGTTCGGTCGCCTCGACCATGAAGATACGGCCGATGGGGCCAATTTGCTACACCGGGGACAGACCGTTCACGGGGTCGCCGAAGACGAGGCGCGGATGTTGCCCTTGGCGCCGGGCCAGGCCTCGTT
This Alphaproteobacteria bacterium DNA region includes the following protein-coding sequences:
- a CDS encoding phytanoyl-CoA dioxygenase family protein, which produces MAETLTQSDPRRAAFERDGFLSAVDILDLDEVADHRRRLEDAEASHDGLHYVSKVHTILRSPFELATHSKVLDVVEALIGPDILLFDVTYVIKESRSAGHVSWHQDLTYWGFDGDEQVSMWLALSAATRESGCMRMIPGSHRFGRLDHEDTADGANLLHRGQTVHGVAEDEARMLPLAPGQASFHHGWTLHASMPNKSNDRRIGLNAQYIAPRMRQLVNPHETALLVRGRDPYRHYAEEFIAQRDLDPAALARHAELDRRSKETWDSV